The Glycine soja cultivar W05 chromosome 6, ASM419377v2, whole genome shotgun sequence genome has a window encoding:
- the LOC114414039 gene encoding aldose 1-epimerase-like produces the protein MFKVYRVSSFLLWLLLLAQAHGNDKIGFYQLKRGNLHLNLTNYGASVISVIVPDKHGNLGDITLGYDDIEQYKNDSWYFGATIGRVANRIGHAQFTLDGHAYKLPANDHGNTLHGGFTGFSDVVWTVKSHKEDDHVTFTYDSYDHEQGFPGRLEVSVTYMVIGTNKYCVKMIAKPIDKATPVNLAHHTYWNLKGHNGGDILSHEVQIFGSKITPVDKKLIPTGKFESVKGTPYDFLEPREVGSRINDLPGLYDMNYVLDASSPNHFRKVLIVREKVSGRKLELWSNQIGLQFYTGGMLNATKGKDGAIYHKHGGMALETQGFPDAVNHSNFPSQIVRPGETYKHYMVYRFTAS, from the exons ATGTTCAAAGTGTACCGGGTTTCATCTTTTCTCTTGTGGCTTCTGCTTCTTGCTCAAGCACATGGAAATGATAAGATAGGATTTTATCAACTCAAGAGAGGAAATTTACATCTGAATTTGACAAATTATGGTGCATCAGTTATCTCCGTTATTGTCCCTGATAAACATG GGAATTTAGGTGACATTACGCTTGGCTACGATGACATTGAGCAATACAAG AATGATTCATGGTACTTCGGAGCCACTATTGGACGTGTGGCAAATAGAATTGGACACGCTCAATTCACATTGGATGGTCATGCCTATAAATTGCCTGCTAATGATCACGGCAACACCCTCCacg GTGGTTTCACAGGGTTCAGTGATGTTGTATGGACAGTAAAAAGTCACAAGGAAGATGACCACGTAACATTTACCTATGACAGTTATGACCATGAACAAG GCTTCCCTGGAAGACTTGAAGTAAGTGTGACCTACATGGTCATTGGCACAAACAAATATTGTGTGAAAATGATTGCCAAGCCAATAGACAAAGCCACACCAGTGAACCTAGCGCATCATACATACTGGAATCTAAAGGGCCACAACGGTGGTGACATTCTATCCCACGAAGTTCAAATCTTTGGCTCAAAGATCACACCAGTGGATAAGAAACTCATCCCCACCGGAAAATTCGAATCCGTGAAGGGCACCCCATATGATTTCCTAGAACCAAGGGAAGTCGGTAGCCGAATCAATGACCTTCCTGGATTATATGACATGAACTACGTGCTTGATGCAAGTAGCCCTAATCACTTCAGAAAAGTGCTTATAGTGAGAGAAAAAGTCTCTGGGAGGAAGCTAGAGTTGTGGTCAAACCAAATTGGTCTTCAGTTCTACACCGGTGGCATGTTAAATGCTACAAAGGGTAAGGATGGAGCCATTTATCATAAGCATGGTGGTATGGCCTTGGAGACACAAGGGTTCCCTGATGCTGTGAATCATTCAAATTTCCCATCACAGATTGTGCGTCCTGGGGAGACATATAAGCACTACATGGTCTACAGATTCACGGCTAGCTGA